In one Candidatus Caccoplasma merdavium genomic region, the following are encoded:
- a CDS encoding metallophosphoesterase, whose amino-acid sequence MKFYLVPMLIGLLVIIGPDIWIYFKIRKRIAHSYLRYVYWLPAFFFVLFFCAMRLFSNDVPDYKLMSRITWLLWLFALIYIPKTLFTIFDIAGRAFRRVSAKVARCISGVGFGLAIVMFVLFIYGAFIGRTRVHVKEVEMTFVRLPEQLDGLKIVQISDLHLGNWGDYTRVVRKTAELIDGCRPDILVLTGDFVNNFSAEITPEIIDIFTSIAPPKYGSYAILGNHDYGDYFTWKSEEEKSINLEQTKSRIRTCRFDLLLNESRTIAVGDTSFLLVGVENTGKPPFHQYGDLSQALSGADTTQFTVLLSHDASHWRQEVLHHDFIDLTLSGHTHAAQCGISWGGLHWSPSSWIYDEWDGLYREGEQLLYVNRGLGYVGVPMRMGMEPEVTCITLRCAR is encoded by the coding sequence ATGAAATTTTATCTCGTTCCCATGTTGATCGGGCTCTTGGTGATTATTGGTCCGGATATATGGATTTATTTCAAAATCCGTAAACGCATAGCTCATTCCTATTTGCGTTATGTATATTGGTTGCCGGCATTCTTTTTTGTGCTGTTTTTCTGTGCTATGCGCCTTTTTTCCAATGATGTGCCCGACTATAAGCTCATGTCGCGCATAACCTGGCTGTTGTGGCTGTTTGCCCTCATATATATCCCCAAGACCCTGTTTACGATATTTGATATTGCAGGCAGGGCGTTTCGTCGAGTCAGTGCGAAGGTGGCACGTTGCATTTCCGGCGTAGGATTCGGACTTGCTATTGTCATGTTCGTGCTGTTTATATATGGGGCGTTTATAGGTCGCACGCGGGTGCATGTCAAAGAGGTCGAGATGACCTTTGTGCGCCTGCCCGAGCAACTCGACGGTCTCAAAATTGTGCAAATTTCGGATTTGCATCTCGGTAATTGGGGCGATTATACCCGTGTCGTACGCAAGACCGCCGAGTTGATAGATGGTTGTCGCCCCGATATATTGGTTCTCACCGGCGATTTTGTCAATAATTTCTCGGCCGAGATTACGCCGGAGATTATAGATATATTTACCTCGATTGCTCCGCCGAAGTATGGCTCTTATGCCATATTGGGCAACCATGACTATGGCGACTATTTTACATGGAAATCAGAAGAAGAAAAGTCTATCAATCTCGAACAGACGAAGAGCCGGATTAGAACGTGCCGGTTTGATTTGCTGCTCAATGAGTCGCGAACGATTGCCGTGGGCGATACGTCGTTCCTGTTGGTGGGCGTTGAGAATACCGGCAAACCGCCTTTCCATCAATATGGCGATTTGTCGCAAGCCCTTTCGGGTGCCGATACCACGCAGTTTACGGTACTCCTTTCTCATGATGCGTCGCATTGGCGGCAAGAGGTTCTCCATCATGATTTTATCGACCTTACCCTCTCAGGCCATACTCATGCTGCACAGTGCGGCATTTCCTGGGGCGGACTGCATTGGTCGCCTTCGTCTTGGATTTACGATGAGTGGGACGGCCTTTACCGTGAAGGAGAGCAGTTGCTGTATGTCAATCGTGGATTGGGGTATGTCGGCGTTCCCATGCGCATGGGCATGGAGCCCGAGGTTACTTGCATTACATTGCGGTGCGCTCGTTGA
- a CDS encoding 3'-5' exonuclease domain-containing protein 2 gives MASQISTESLAAMEIIKFPGKIVTVNTENEAFSAVESLRKESVVGIDTETRPSFKKGVIHSVALVQISTWDVCYLFRICRMKDVCGIRQILESTDILKIGLSLNDDFTGLRRLTPLTPHHYLELQQYATAFGIEEMSLQKIYALLFGKKISKNQQLSNWEAPELSTAQQLYAATDAWACLHIYKALKGEELPAEYREIWPIKKTRNSEKRFIQK, from the coding sequence ATGGCATCACAAATCAGCACAGAAAGTCTGGCGGCCATGGAAATCATCAAATTTCCAGGAAAAATCGTCACCGTCAATACCGAAAACGAAGCCTTTTCAGCCGTGGAAAGCCTCAGAAAGGAGAGCGTTGTGGGCATCGACACCGAGACGCGTCCATCATTCAAGAAAGGAGTGATACACAGTGTCGCCTTGGTGCAAATATCGACATGGGACGTATGCTACCTGTTCAGGATATGCCGCATGAAAGACGTCTGCGGCATACGGCAGATTCTCGAATCGACCGATATTCTGAAAATAGGATTGTCACTAAATGATGATTTCACAGGATTGCGCCGTCTCACCCCCCTCACACCACACCACTACCTCGAACTGCAACAATATGCCACGGCGTTCGGCATCGAAGAGATGAGTCTCCAAAAAATCTATGCCCTGCTTTTCGGGAAGAAGATTTCCAAGAACCAACAACTCTCCAACTGGGAAGCGCCGGAACTCTCGACCGCGCAACAACTATACGCGGCCACCGATGCCTGGGCCTGCCTGCACATCTACAAAGCGCTCAAAGGCGAAGAGCTGCCCGCCGAATATCGCGAAATATGGCCCATCAAGAAAACAAGGAACAGCGAGAAACGTTTTATCCAAAAATAG
- a CDS encoding DUF5063 domain-containing protein: MDKYIYAKNSVEFVTVGVEFCAFLERVEQLTQEEFASTAIKLLPLLYLKATLLPIDEENEDYLDAPEHFVTEDEYDYLRGDIERLMGENDAYLVVQSDDMKYSDLPLGASIAEDMADLYQAVKDCISAYRTENEDTMRAALTECREEFASYWGSKLLNALAALHRIYYNTSDLLDDEYECECGHHHGHDHHHDENENFYQKRQSAWSDDDEDADRWL; this comes from the coding sequence ATGGACAAATACATATACGCCAAAAACAGTGTCGAGTTCGTGACCGTCGGCGTCGAATTCTGCGCGTTTCTCGAACGCGTGGAACAACTCACGCAAGAAGAGTTCGCATCGACAGCCATCAAACTGCTACCGTTGCTCTATCTCAAAGCCACGCTTCTTCCCATCGACGAAGAAAACGAAGACTATCTCGACGCCCCCGAACACTTTGTCACCGAAGACGAATATGATTACCTGCGAGGCGACATCGAACGCCTGATGGGAGAAAACGACGCCTACCTCGTGGTGCAAAGCGACGACATGAAATACAGCGACCTGCCGCTGGGTGCCAGCATCGCCGAAGACATGGCCGACCTGTATCAGGCCGTGAAAGACTGCATCTCGGCTTATCGCACCGAAAACGAAGATACGATGCGCGCCGCCCTCACCGAGTGCCGGGAAGAGTTTGCCAGTTATTGGGGGTCGAAACTGTTGAATGCCCTGGCAGCCCTGCACCGCATCTATTACAACACGTCGGACCTCCTCGACGACGAATATGAATGTGAATGCGGCCATCATCACGGGCACGACCATCATCACGACGAGAACGAGAACTTCTATCAAAAAAGACAATCGGCATGGTCGGACGATGATGAAGATGCCGACCGCTGGTTATAA
- a CDS encoding nicotinate-nucleotide adenylyltransferase: protein MGRKVGIFSGSFNPIHNGHIAIARYMLEKEDLDEIWFIASPQNPLKSHDALLDDATRAHMVQLAIGDNPKLRYCDIEMHLPRPSYTITTLEALTRQNPDVDFVLLIGSDNWAIFDRWKSAEKIIAHYPIYIYPRPGYEVDATTLPSRVHLTQAPMMEISSTGIRALIANGQSTAGLLPQPVEKYIKEHKLYTHILK, encoded by the coding sequence ATGGGCAGAAAAGTGGGCATCTTCTCGGGGTCATTCAATCCCATACACAACGGGCACATCGCCATAGCCCGTTATATGCTCGAAAAAGAAGACCTTGATGAAATATGGTTCATCGCATCTCCGCAAAATCCGCTGAAATCACACGACGCACTGCTCGACGATGCCACCAGAGCGCACATGGTGCAACTGGCCATCGGCGACAACCCGAAACTCCGTTATTGCGACATCGAGATGCATCTGCCCCGCCCCTCATACACCATCACCACCTTGGAAGCACTCACCCGGCAAAATCCAGATGTCGATTTCGTGCTGCTCATCGGGTCGGACAACTGGGCCATTTTCGACCGCTGGAAGTCGGCCGAAAAAATCATCGCCCACTATCCCATATACATCTATCCCCGTCCCGGATATGAGGTCGATGCCACCACCCTGCCGAGCCGGGTGCACCTCACGCAGGCGCCCATGATGGAAATTTCATCGACCGGAATAAGGGCTCTTATTGCCAACGGTCAATCAACGGCAGGGCTCCTCCCCCAACCCGTCGAAAAATACATCAAAGAACACAAATTATATACACACATTTTGAAGTAA
- the gmk gene encoding guanylate kinase, which translates to MQTGKLIIFSAPSGSGKSTIIQYLLTQGLNLAFSISATSRAPRGTEKDGVEYYFLTPDEFRRRIANGDFLEYEEVYTDKFYGTLKSEVERLTALGKNVIFDVDVVGGVNIKRFYGERALSIFIQPPSVEELRRRLVGRATDAPEVIESRLAKAEYEMSFASKFDRVIINDDLTTAENEALNIIQDFLGK; encoded by the coding sequence ATGCAAACAGGAAAACTTATCATATTCTCAGCCCCATCGGGCTCGGGCAAATCGACCATCATTCAATACCTGCTCACACAGGGGCTGAATCTTGCCTTCTCGATTTCGGCCACATCGAGAGCCCCCCGCGGCACCGAAAAAGACGGAGTCGAATACTATTTCCTCACACCCGACGAATTTCGCCGACGCATCGCCAACGGGGATTTCCTGGAATATGAGGAGGTCTATACCGACAAATTCTATGGCACCCTCAAAAGCGAAGTCGAACGACTCACGGCATTGGGAAAGAATGTCATCTTCGATGTCGATGTCGTGGGCGGAGTCAATATCAAACGTTTTTACGGCGAACGGGCGTTGTCGATATTTATCCAGCCGCCAAGCGTCGAAGAGTTGCGTCGCCGCCTCGTGGGCCGTGCCACCGATGCGCCCGAAGTCATCGAAAGCCGACTGGCCAAAGCCGAATATGAGATGAGTTTCGCATCAAAGTTTGACCGGGTCATCATCAACGACGACCTGACAACAGCCGAAAACGAAGCATTGAACATCATACAGGATTTCCTGGGTAAATAA
- a CDS encoding YicC family protein — translation MIYSMTGFGKAIVELPHRKITVEIKSLNSKQLDLSTRIPQIYKELEMDIRSEIARQLERGKVDFSIQIENKNNADSNAGFNVDIIKSYYTQLQSLTQSLQIPEPADWLQTLLRLPDALKSDVVEVSEEESQAVKKAVDEAIAHLIEFRAQEGLMLQKLFTEKIGNIARLLAEVEPYEKERTEKIKARIIEALKKIENFDYDKNRMEQEMIFYIEKLDINEEKNRLDNHLRYFIETMEGRYGQGKKLGFISQEIGREVNTMGSKANHAELQKIVVRMKDELEQIKEQILNVM, via the coding sequence ATGATATATTCCATGACCGGATTCGGCAAAGCCATTGTCGAACTTCCACACCGAAAAATCACTGTCGAAATCAAGTCGCTCAACAGCAAGCAACTCGACCTTTCCACTCGCATTCCCCAAATATACAAAGAGTTGGAAATGGACATTCGCAGTGAAATAGCCCGACAACTCGAACGCGGCAAAGTCGACTTCTCGATACAAATCGAGAATAAAAACAATGCCGACAGCAACGCCGGATTCAATGTCGACATTATCAAAAGCTATTACACTCAACTTCAAAGTCTCACCCAATCGTTGCAGATTCCCGAACCGGCCGACTGGTTACAAACGCTGCTGCGACTCCCCGACGCCTTGAAAAGCGACGTGGTCGAGGTCTCGGAAGAAGAGAGTCAGGCCGTGAAAAAAGCAGTCGATGAAGCCATTGCCCATCTCATCGAATTCAGAGCCCAAGAGGGTCTTATGCTGCAAAAACTCTTTACCGAGAAAATCGGCAACATTGCCCGCCTGCTCGCCGAAGTCGAGCCCTATGAAAAGGAACGCACCGAAAAAATCAAAGCCCGCATCATCGAAGCACTCAAAAAAATCGAGAACTTCGACTACGACAAAAACCGCATGGAGCAGGAGATGATTTTCTACATCGAAAAACTCGACATCAACGAAGAGAAAAACCGCCTCGACAACCACCTGCGTTACTTTATCGAAACAATGGAAGGCCGATATGGCCAAGGCAAGAAGTTGGGATTTATCAGCCAGGAGATAGGCCGTGAAGTAAACACGATGGGGTCAAAAGCCAACCATGCCGAACTGCAAAAAATCGTCGTTCGCATGAAAGACGAGTTGGAACAAATCAAGGAACAAATCCTCAACGTCATGTAA
- a CDS encoding threonine ammonia-lyase, whose amino-acid sequence MLTLDKIYHASFVLKEVLRRTDLIAAPQILPGTPIFLKPENLQLTGSFKVRGAYYKISQLSDEEKAKGVIACSAGNHAQGVALGATKNGIKSLICLPSGAPISKVEATKKYGAEVCLVDGVYDDAYQKALQLKEEKGYTFVHPFDDENVIAGQGTIGIELLDQLSDVEAVIVPVGGGGLISGVAFAIKSLNPNIKVYGVQASGAASMVESLNHKKIERLDSVRTIADGIAVKEPGTHTFDICSHYVDDIVTVSDDEISTAILSLIEQQKLVSEGAGAVSVAAAMFGKLPIAGKKTICLVSGGNIDVTILSRVINRGLQKSGRSYVLTVELMDRPGQLVGVTSIIARMGANVISVHHDRAGKATDINACYLQVVLETRNQEHIDNILQELIKSGYHVIL is encoded by the coding sequence ATGCTTACGCTCGACAAAATCTATCATGCCTCTTTTGTCTTGAAAGAGGTCTTGCGACGTACCGATCTGATCGCCGCCCCCCAAATTCTTCCCGGCACTCCGATATTTCTGAAACCCGAAAACCTGCAACTCACAGGTTCGTTCAAAGTGCGAGGAGCCTACTATAAAATTTCACAACTCTCCGACGAGGAAAAAGCCAAAGGCGTGATTGCCTGCTCGGCGGGCAACCATGCGCAAGGAGTTGCCTTGGGTGCCACCAAAAACGGCATCAAATCGCTGATATGCCTCCCCTCGGGAGCCCCCATTTCCAAGGTCGAAGCCACCAAGAAATACGGCGCCGAGGTGTGCCTCGTCGACGGTGTGTATGACGATGCCTACCAGAAAGCCCTGCAACTGAAAGAGGAGAAAGGATACACATTCGTTCACCCCTTCGATGATGAGAACGTCATTGCCGGACAAGGAACCATCGGCATCGAGCTACTCGACCAACTTTCCGATGTCGAGGCCGTCATCGTGCCCGTGGGTGGCGGCGGACTCATCTCGGGCGTGGCCTTTGCCATCAAAAGTCTGAATCCAAACATAAAAGTCTACGGCGTACAGGCCAGCGGCGCAGCCAGCATGGTGGAGTCGCTGAACCACAAAAAAATCGAACGCCTCGACTCGGTGCGCACCATTGCCGACGGTATCGCCGTGAAAGAGCCGGGCACACACACATTCGACATTTGCAGCCACTATGTCGACGACATCGTAACGGTATCGGACGATGAAATTTCGACGGCGATTCTCTCGCTCATCGAGCAACAAAAACTTGTTTCCGAGGGTGCCGGTGCCGTCTCGGTGGCCGCCGCCATGTTTGGGAAACTCCCCATTGCCGGGAAAAAGACAATCTGTTTGGTTTCTGGTGGCAACATCGACGTCACGATTCTTTCCCGGGTCATCAACCGAGGCTTGCAGAAGTCGGGTCGTTCTTATGTATTAACCGTCGAACTGATGGACCGCCCCGGCCAACTGGTTGGCGTGACCAGCATCATCGCCCGCATGGGTGCCAACGTCATCTCGGTACATCACGACCGTGCCGGGAAAGCGACCGACATCAACGCCTGCTACCTGCAAGTCGTGCTCGAAACCCGCAACCAGGAACACATCGACAACATCTTGCAGGAACTCATCAAATCGGGCTATCATGTCATTTTATAA
- a CDS encoding sulfatase-like hydrolase/transferase, whose product MYNDKWWRGLCALGIIAAPHIDAEAQNPAGNPLGGNGEKPNIIFILADDLGYGDLSCYGNRHVETPHIDGLAETGTRFTQCYAGSAVSSPSRCSLMTGRNTGNTTIRDNFAQAGGIEGKKGEQTIRRMHLLPNDTTIAAVLGAGGYRTCLVNKWHLDGFNPEATPLNRGFDEFYGWLISTSYSNDPYYYPYWRFDNERLGHIEENADGRHLRHNTDISTDDAIAFIHRNRENPFFLYLAYDAPHEPYNIDDTHWYDDESWDPNTKRYASLITHMDKAIGRLLAELDSLGLRENTLVIFASDNGAAKQAPLAVVECNGNLRGIKGQLYEGGIRVPFIVNWPGHVPVRQLDNLIYFPDVMPTLAAVAGASEYLPSRRDGIDLWPLILGGQLDTDDRLLYWEFPGKQRAARRGDWKAVSVKKNAPLELYNIREDETESNNLADKYPEKVAEFERQMQQARTPSPYWPLPGEQPAKE is encoded by the coding sequence ATGTATAACGACAAATGGTGGAGGGGCCTTTGCGCCCTGGGTATTATCGCGGCACCTCATATCGATGCCGAAGCACAGAATCCAGCCGGGAATCCCCTCGGCGGTAATGGTGAAAAACCCAATATCATCTTTATCTTGGCCGATGATTTGGGATATGGCGACCTTTCATGTTATGGAAACCGGCATGTCGAGACGCCACACATCGATGGCTTGGCCGAGACCGGGACCCGATTTACCCAGTGTTATGCCGGCTCGGCCGTGAGCTCGCCATCGCGTTGTTCCCTCATGACCGGGCGCAACACGGGCAATACCACGATTCGCGACAATTTTGCCCAAGCCGGCGGCATCGAAGGAAAGAAGGGCGAGCAGACGATCCGTCGCATGCACCTGCTTCCCAACGATACCACCATTGCGGCCGTATTGGGCGCCGGCGGCTATCGCACCTGCTTGGTAAACAAGTGGCATCTCGATGGCTTCAATCCCGAAGCGACGCCGCTAAACCGTGGTTTCGACGAGTTTTACGGTTGGCTCATCAGCACCTCATATTCCAACGATCCCTACTATTATCCCTATTGGCGGTTCGACAACGAACGATTGGGGCATATCGAGGAAAATGCCGATGGGCGTCACCTCCGTCACAATACCGATATTTCGACCGACGATGCCATCGCTTTCATTCATCGCAACCGGGAGAATCCGTTCTTCCTCTATCTGGCCTATGATGCTCCGCACGAGCCCTACAACATCGACGATACCCATTGGTACGACGACGAGAGTTGGGACCCCAATACCAAACGCTACGCATCGCTCATTACCCACATGGACAAGGCCATAGGCCGTCTCCTTGCCGAGCTCGATAGCCTGGGCTTGCGGGAAAACACGCTCGTCATCTTTGCCTCGGACAATGGCGCCGCCAAGCAGGCCCCGCTTGCCGTTGTGGAGTGCAACGGCAATCTGAGAGGCATCAAAGGCCAACTTTACGAGGGTGGCATACGCGTGCCTTTTATTGTGAACTGGCCGGGGCATGTGCCCGTGCGGCAACTCGACAACTTGATATACTTCCCCGACGTCATGCCTACCTTGGCCGCTGTGGCGGGAGCCAGCGAATACCTGCCGTCGCGACGCGACGGCATCGACCTGTGGCCGTTGATACTGGGAGGACAACTCGATACCGACGACCGGTTGCTCTACTGGGAGTTCCCCGGCAAGCAACGCGCTGCACGTCGCGGCGATTGGAAAGCCGTGAGTGTGAAGAAAAATGCCCCGCTCGAACTTTACAACATTCGGGAGGACGAGACCGAGTCGAACAATCTGGCCGATAAGTACCCCGAGAAGGTGGCCGAATTTGAACGGCAGATGCAACAGGCACGCACCCCGTCGCCTTATTGGCCTTTACCCGGAGAACAACCCGCCAAGGAGTAG
- a CDS encoding anaerobic sulfatase-maturation protein, which translates to MSLCRPFARPLYVMLKPAGARCNLACSYCYYTGKDSLYDEKTPHCISDDLLERFTREYIESQTQREILFTWHGGEPLLRPLSFYRKAVALQRRYARGRVIDNCIQTNGTLLTNDWCRFFKEQGWLVGISIDGPRRFHDACRCNHRGEPSFAQVMRGIELLNKHGVEWNAMAVVNRLNADYPLEFYRFFKEIGCRYIQFAPVVERIKSTPHGLALAHVGEADGCALTPLSVTPRQWGDFLCALFDEWVRADVGQYFIQHFDATLANWVGEPPGVCTLSSSCGHAAVMEWNGDVYACDHFVFPAYKRGNITTHTLVEMLYGEEQLQFGRDKTGTLPAQCRSCRYLFACHGECPKNRFVRTSSGEPGLNYLCDGYFRFFEHVAPYMNFMRDELLAGRAPAGVMRVVDKIDRATGSSRDEIA; encoded by the coding sequence ATGTCGCTTTGTCGCCCTTTTGCCCGTCCGCTTTATGTGATGTTGAAACCGGCAGGTGCCCGTTGCAACTTGGCCTGCTCATACTGTTACTATACCGGGAAAGACTCGCTCTACGATGAGAAGACGCCTCATTGTATCTCTGATGATTTGCTCGAACGCTTCACCCGCGAATACATCGAGTCTCAGACACAGCGTGAAATTCTTTTTACCTGGCATGGGGGCGAACCGCTTCTGCGGCCGTTGTCGTTCTACCGCAAAGCCGTGGCTTTGCAACGCCGATATGCCCGAGGACGGGTGATTGATAATTGCATACAGACAAACGGGACCCTGCTCACCAACGACTGGTGTCGCTTCTTCAAGGAGCAGGGGTGGCTGGTCGGCATCTCCATCGACGGTCCCCGGCGTTTCCATGACGCCTGCCGCTGCAATCATCGGGGAGAACCCTCGTTCGCTCAGGTGATGCGAGGCATCGAGCTTTTGAACAAGCACGGAGTGGAATGGAATGCCATGGCCGTTGTCAATAGACTCAATGCCGATTATCCGTTGGAGTTTTATCGTTTCTTCAAGGAGATAGGGTGCAGATACATACAGTTTGCGCCCGTTGTGGAGCGAATCAAATCCACCCCGCACGGTCTTGCTTTGGCCCATGTGGGAGAAGCCGACGGTTGTGCCTTGACCCCACTTTCGGTGACGCCCCGGCAATGGGGCGATTTCCTGTGCGCCCTTTTCGACGAGTGGGTGCGAGCCGATGTGGGGCAGTATTTCATTCAGCATTTCGATGCCACCTTGGCCAACTGGGTGGGTGAACCGCCCGGCGTTTGCACGCTTTCTTCCTCGTGCGGACATGCGGCCGTGATGGAGTGGAACGGAGATGTCTATGCCTGCGACCATTTCGTTTTCCCTGCCTACAAGCGCGGAAACATAACTACCCATACTCTGGTGGAGATGCTCTATGGGGAGGAACAGTTGCAATTCGGTCGGGACAAAACCGGAACGCTGCCGGCACAATGCCGTTCTTGCCGATACCTTTTTGCCTGTCACGGCGAATGCCCGAAGAATCGTTTTGTGCGCACTTCATCGGGAGAGCCGGGGTTGAATTATCTCTGTGACGGATATTTCCGGTTTTTCGAACATGTGGCACCCTATATGAATTTCATGCGTGACGAACTGTTGGCCGGGAGAGCACCGGCCGGGGTCATGCGGGTTGTCGACAAGATAGACCGTGCAACGGGAAGCAGCCGTGATGAAATAGCATGA
- a CDS encoding methylated-DNA--[protein]-cysteine S-methyltransferase produces MKNSENVIRIRPYTSPCGTLLLGSYHDSLCLCDWVESRHPGRTRRRLQSLLGAECVEADSHVLREAARQLDDYFAHGRTRFDLPLLWVGSDFQKKVWQALLGIPYGQTISYKELAIGIGAPSAVRAVANANGANALSIIVPCHRVVGADHSLTGYAGGLAAKKFLLKWEQNGEPGAFGTVL; encoded by the coding sequence ATGAAAAACAGTGAAAATGTCATACGGATACGCCCCTACACGTCACCTTGCGGGACGTTGCTGTTGGGAAGCTATCACGACAGCCTTTGCCTGTGCGACTGGGTCGAAAGTCGACACCCCGGCCGCACGCGGCGGCGTTTGCAGTCGTTGCTTGGTGCTGAATGTGTCGAGGCCGACTCGCATGTCTTGCGTGAGGCCGCCCGCCAGCTCGATGATTATTTTGCACATGGACGCACCCGTTTCGACCTCCCACTTCTTTGGGTCGGAAGTGATTTCCAGAAAAAGGTATGGCAGGCTCTGCTCGGAATACCTTACGGGCAGACAATCTCATATAAGGAACTTGCCATCGGCATCGGAGCCCCCTCTGCCGTGCGTGCTGTGGCCAATGCCAACGGAGCCAATGCCCTCTCTATCATCGTCCCTTGCCACCGCGTCGTCGGAGCCGACCATTCCCTCACCGGATATGCCGGTGGCCTCGCCGCCAAAAAATTTTTATTGAAATGGGAGCAAAACGGGGAACCCGGAGCGTTTGGGACGGTTTTATAA
- the tsaB gene encoding tRNA (adenosine(37)-N6)-threonylcarbamoyltransferase complex dimerization subunit type 1 TsaB, with amino-acid sequence MPVILNIETSTDVCSTALTCDGEVLFNRENYKSMSHASSLGGYVQEALSEAKSRHLTLDAVAVSRGPGSYTGLRIGVSEAKGLCFGLDVPLIAVDTLAVMACAVMFRKNIDETALLCPMIDARRMEVYSAVYDRALNPVKPVSAEIIDANSYADILAERPVLFFGNGAEKCRDVIVGEHAHFIDGIHPLASDMLALSEMAFRQSRFENVAYFEPFYLKEFVATKPKNKVLSNE; translated from the coding sequence ATGCCCGTAATACTTAACATAGAAACATCGACCGATGTCTGCTCTACCGCCTTGACTTGCGACGGAGAGGTCCTGTTCAATCGGGAAAATTACAAAAGCATGTCGCACGCCTCGTCGTTGGGCGGGTATGTGCAGGAAGCCTTGTCCGAGGCCAAAAGTCGGCATCTGACTCTCGATGCTGTTGCCGTGAGCCGGGGGCCCGGTTCCTATACCGGCCTGCGCATCGGCGTTTCCGAGGCCAAGGGGCTCTGTTTCGGTCTCGATGTTCCCCTCATCGCCGTCGACACGCTGGCGGTGATGGCATGTGCCGTTATGTTTAGAAAGAATATCGACGAAACGGCTTTGCTTTGCCCCATGATCGATGCCCGTCGCATGGAGGTCTATTCGGCCGTGTATGACCGGGCATTGAATCCCGTCAAGCCGGTATCGGCCGAAATTATCGATGCAAATTCCTATGCCGATATTCTGGCCGAGCGACCCGTCCTGTTTTTTGGCAACGGAGCCGAAAAGTGCCGCGACGTCATTGTCGGGGAACATGCCCATTTCATCGACGGCATACACCCCTTGGCGTCTGATATGTTGGCTCTTTCGGAGATGGCTTTCCGGCAGTCTCGTTTTGAGAATGTGGCCTATTTCGAGCCCTTCTATCTCAAAGAGTTTGTCGCCACGAAACCTAAAAATAAAGTCCTTTCAAACGAATAA
- a CDS encoding DUF4290 domain-containing protein: protein MEQEDLLAYNTQKKKMVLPEYGRNVHRMIEYCMSLEDRDERTRCANAIVNIMGNLFPHLRDIDDFKHKLWDHLAIMSDFKLDIDYPYEVIRQEKLHDKPENVPYTTGNMRYRHYGKLLELMLQKWQEMPEGEEKDQLIVYLANHMKKALTSWNKEAVDDEKILKDILEYTHHEVPLTLEQLHLKEVPKENVQRKNKNNGRKAGR from the coding sequence ATGGAACAAGAAGATTTGCTCGCATACAATACCCAAAAGAAAAAAATGGTCCTTCCCGAGTATGGACGTAACGTGCATCGCATGATTGAGTATTGCATGAGTCTCGAAGACCGAGACGAACGTACCCGTTGTGCCAATGCGATTGTGAACATCATGGGAAACCTCTTTCCCCATTTGCGCGACATCGACGATTTCAAGCACAAGTTGTGGGACCACTTGGCCATCATGTCCGATTTCAAACTCGACATCGATTATCCCTATGAGGTTATTCGCCAGGAGAAGCTTCACGACAAGCCCGAGAACGTGCCATACACCACCGGCAACATGCGCTATCGTCATTACGGCAAGTTGCTCGAACTGATGCTGCAAAAGTGGCAGGAAATGCCCGAGGGAGAGGAGAAAGACCAGTTGATCGTCTACTTGGCCAATCACATGAAAAAAGCGCTCACTTCGTGGAACAAGGAGGCCGTCGATGATGAGAAAATCCTCAAAGACATCTTGGAATATACCCACCATGAAGTGCCGCTTACCTTGGAACAACTTCACCTCAAAGAGGTACCCAAGGAAAATGTGCAGAGAAAAAATAAAAATAACGGAAGAAAAGCGGGACGATAA